In Nakamurella antarctica, the following are encoded in one genomic region:
- a CDS encoding bifunctional phosphatase PAP2/diacylglycerol kinase family protein, which yields MRDPRGAVPDPDTVLAASEAPRAVDLALKFLTQSANHGKLWLGLAAVGVVVGGKPRRAGLRGIASLAGASFVSNSLVKPMVGRRRPDLERTRLARRIGEKPWTSSFPSGHSASAAAFAVGAAMEFPLAAIGVVPLAAAVAYSRVHVGVHYRSDVIAGAAVGAGVAVLIKKLWEVREHGPADSLPANVPAMPQGAGLTVVVNRASGSATGAADEIRQLLPSAVIVQWDPEDGPETIADLVGIGGDVVALGVAGGDGTVAAVAGVALEHQLPLAVFAAGTLNHFAKALGLNSFADTAAAVEAGVAGAVDVAEVEGVPFLNTASVGMYPELVRLRDRLSGKFGKWPAAMIALPRVLKRATPIEVVVNGNPMKLWTIFVGNGHYTPRGLVSSTRDQMSDGQIDVQFIYAHKKYSRLRAVLGSLVGQVERSGVYGCLHTDRLELKMVGNPLLIAHDGEVDAPRESAVISVDPERLVVFRAW from the coding sequence ATGCGCGACCCACGGGGCGCCGTTCCAGACCCCGATACGGTTTTGGCGGCCTCGGAGGCCCCCCGGGCAGTCGACTTAGCGCTCAAATTCCTCACCCAGTCCGCCAACCACGGCAAGTTGTGGCTCGGGCTCGCGGCGGTGGGTGTCGTCGTGGGTGGTAAGCCCAGGCGAGCCGGGCTCCGCGGTATCGCGAGCTTGGCGGGGGCCAGCTTTGTGAGCAACAGCTTGGTGAAACCGATGGTGGGCCGCCGCAGGCCCGATCTAGAACGCACCCGGTTGGCGCGCCGGATCGGCGAAAAGCCGTGGACTTCATCTTTCCCCAGTGGCCATTCGGCATCGGCCGCAGCTTTTGCCGTGGGCGCCGCTATGGAGTTCCCCCTTGCCGCAATCGGTGTGGTTCCCTTGGCGGCAGCGGTTGCCTACTCCAGAGTTCACGTTGGAGTGCACTACCGCAGCGACGTGATTGCCGGCGCAGCAGTAGGGGCGGGAGTTGCCGTCTTGATAAAGAAACTGTGGGAGGTGAGAGAACACGGACCCGCAGACTCTTTACCGGCGAACGTTCCCGCGATGCCTCAGGGGGCAGGTTTGACCGTCGTAGTGAACCGAGCGTCTGGTTCTGCGACCGGAGCCGCCGACGAGATCAGACAACTACTCCCCAGCGCAGTCATCGTCCAGTGGGATCCCGAGGATGGACCGGAGACGATCGCGGACCTGGTAGGAATCGGTGGCGACGTCGTGGCCCTCGGAGTGGCTGGAGGTGACGGCACAGTTGCGGCAGTTGCAGGCGTAGCGCTGGAACATCAACTCCCGCTGGCGGTCTTTGCAGCCGGAACCCTGAATCACTTCGCAAAAGCACTGGGGCTGAACAGCTTTGCCGATACAGCTGCGGCAGTTGAGGCCGGTGTTGCGGGCGCTGTCGATGTGGCGGAGGTCGAGGGGGTGCCATTCCTGAATACGGCGTCGGTGGGGATGTACCCGGAACTGGTTCGGCTGCGGGACCGGCTTTCTGGCAAATTCGGCAAGTGGCCGGCGGCGATGATCGCGCTGCCGCGGGTCTTGAAGCGCGCCACCCCCATCGAGGTGGTCGTCAACGGAAACCCAATGAAACTGTGGACCATCTTCGTAGGAAATGGTCATTACACGCCGCGAGGTCTTGTTTCTTCAACCCGCGATCAGATGTCTGACGGGCAGATCGACGTGCAGTTTATTTATGCCCACAAGAAGTATTCGAGATTGCGAGCGGTGCTGGGATCCCTCGTCGGCCAGGTTGAGCGCTCCGGTGTGTACGGCTGCCTGCACACCGACCGGTTGGAGCTGAAGATGGTGGGCAACCCATTGCTGATCGCGCACGATGGCGAGGTCGATGCGCCACGCGAGTCTGCCGTGATCAGTGTGGACCCCGAACGTCTTGTGGTCTTTCGCGCATGGTGA
- the mutM gene encoding bifunctional DNA-formamidopyrimidine glycosylase/DNA-(apurinic or apyrimidinic site) lyase produces the protein MPELPEVEVVRRGLDDHLVGRTLGGVEVLNLRAVRRHVAGPADFTALLLGRTVTAARRRGKYLWFALDDGDAVIAHLGMSGQFRVGSTVDSPHLRVRFSFHDDGPEVHFVDQRTFGGLAYSHGGAELPPEIAHIAQDPLEETFDLGAAIARLRAKNTGLKRALLDQTVVSGIGNIYADEALWRAKLHYARATATMTKSQAATVITEASIVMREALLAGGTSFDALYVSVNGESGYFDRSLNAYGQAGKPCPRCGTPIVREAFMNRSSSRCPACQPRPRNAHA, from the coding sequence GTGCCTGAACTTCCCGAGGTAGAGGTCGTCCGGCGCGGACTAGATGATCACCTCGTGGGCCGCACGCTTGGTGGGGTTGAGGTCCTCAATCTCCGGGCCGTCCGCCGGCACGTCGCCGGGCCCGCCGACTTCACCGCGCTGCTACTGGGCCGGACGGTAACGGCGGCTAGGCGGCGCGGAAAATACCTGTGGTTTGCCCTCGACGATGGTGACGCGGTAATTGCGCATCTCGGGATGAGCGGCCAATTTCGAGTGGGATCAACCGTAGATTCCCCGCACCTACGAGTGCGCTTCTCTTTCCATGACGACGGGCCCGAGGTCCACTTCGTCGACCAACGCACCTTCGGTGGCCTCGCTTATTCGCACGGGGGAGCAGAGTTGCCGCCGGAGATCGCGCACATCGCGCAGGATCCGTTGGAGGAAACTTTCGATCTTGGCGCCGCGATCGCGCGCCTGCGAGCTAAAAATACCGGTCTCAAGCGCGCGCTGCTGGACCAGACCGTGGTCTCTGGAATTGGCAATATTTACGCAGACGAAGCGCTGTGGCGGGCGAAACTGCATTACGCACGTGCCACTGCCACTATGACGAAATCTCAGGCCGCCACGGTGATCACTGAAGCCAGCATCGTCATGCGGGAAGCGTTACTCGCAGGTGGAACTTCTTTTGACGCACTGTATGTCAGCGTCAACGGCGAATCCGGCTACTTCGACCGTTCGCTGAACGCTTACGGCCAAGCAGGTAAACCGTGCCCTCGCTGCGGCACCCCGATTGTTCGTGAGGCATTCATGAACCGCTCGTCTTCCAGATGCCCAGCGTGTCAGCCCAGGCCGCGTAACGCCCACGCCTGA